One segment of Clostridium botulinum DNA contains the following:
- a CDS encoding iron-containing alcohol dehydrogenase, protein MINIEVNSISDYLHHNFFCSCGKNHKTDLDYVEISEGAIKKIPEYIKRNSYKKIFIVADRNTYKAAGEQVENEFKTANIEISKIVLNEDEVVPNEETIMKIQLAMESNYDLILGVGTGTINDMCKYISYKLKIDYIIVATAPSMDGFASVGAALITNNLKTTYNAHVPTAIIADVDVLAKAPMNMITAGLGDILGKYTCLCDWKIANIVNKEYYCKEIVEMVEKSIKKVVESADKVMLRSKEAISNITEALIGTGIAMSFVGNSRPASGSEHHISHYWEMKFLFEERQPVLHGTKVGIGTVAVIKLYEMLLKEKIDFKNSRKVIEKYDPKAWEEKMIQSYGCAANGVIALEAKTNKNSKNLHEKRIKRIEEHWDEITKVIKDSLPNVKVIEDILLSLNAPINPKQVGVDYEMIKDSILVAKEVRDRYTLLQLLWDLGIADNMAEKIANYFEYEQASYIELNNKSIKDKIEKIKCFVLDMDGTIYLGKHLFDFTNEFLETVKETNREYYFFTNNSSKSQESYIEKLKGMNIIIESKQMMISTHVLIRYLKKNYKGKTVYVVGTQSLLDEFKKSEIELDESNPDIVIIGFDTSLTYEKLEKACNFIRNGKTYFGINPDLNCPMEGNIFIPDCGSIATLIESSTNRYPEFFGKPSHHTLEYIVEETGYKENEIAVVGDRLYTDIAVTQNSDALSILVLSGETTHDDIGKSSIQPDIILNSLADITRLLKNKAMF, encoded by the coding sequence ATGATTAATATAGAGGTAAATTCAATATCAGATTATTTACATCACAATTTCTTTTGTTCTTGTGGAAAAAATCATAAAACTGATTTAGATTATGTAGAGATATCAGAAGGGGCGATAAAAAAGATACCTGAATATATTAAAAGAAATTCTTATAAAAAAATATTTATAGTTGCGGATAGGAATACATATAAAGCAGCTGGAGAACAGGTAGAGAATGAATTTAAAACAGCAAATATCGAAATAAGTAAGATAGTATTGAATGAAGACGAAGTTGTCCCAAACGAAGAAACTATAATGAAAATACAACTTGCAATGGAAAGCAATTATGATCTTATATTAGGGGTAGGGACTGGAACTATTAATGATATGTGTAAATATATAAGTTATAAATTAAAAATAGATTATATTATTGTAGCTACAGCACCATCAATGGATGGATTTGCATCAGTAGGGGCAGCACTTATAACCAATAATTTAAAAACAACATATAATGCCCATGTTCCAACAGCTATTATAGCTGATGTAGATGTTCTAGCAAAGGCACCTATGAATATGATAACAGCAGGGCTTGGAGATATCCTAGGAAAATATACTTGCCTATGTGATTGGAAAATTGCTAATATTGTAAACAAAGAGTATTATTGTAAAGAAATAGTTGAAATGGTTGAAAAATCTATAAAAAAAGTAGTGGAAAGTGCAGATAAAGTAATGCTACGTTCAAAAGAAGCAATAAGCAATATTACAGAAGCTTTAATTGGAACAGGAATTGCAATGAGTTTTGTTGGTAATTCAAGACCAGCATCTGGAAGTGAACATCATATTTCTCATTATTGGGAAATGAAATTCTTATTTGAAGAAAGACAACCTGTATTACATGGAACTAAAGTAGGAATAGGAACAGTGGCTGTTATAAAGTTATATGAAATGTTATTAAAAGAGAAAATAGATTTTAAAAATTCTAGAAAAGTTATAGAAAAATATGATCCAAAAGCATGGGAAGAAAAGATGATTCAAAGCTATGGTTGTGCAGCAAATGGAGTAATAGCATTAGAAGCAAAAACAAATAAAAATTCTAAGAATCTTCACGAAAAAAGAATAAAACGAATAGAAGAACATTGGGATGAGATTACAAAAGTTATAAAGGACTCATTACCTAATGTTAAGGTAATAGAAGATATTTTATTATCTTTAAATGCACCAATTAATCCTAAACAAGTTGGGGTTGATTATGAAATGATTAAAGATAGTATATTAGTTGCAAAAGAAGTTAGAGATAGATATACTCTTTTACAATTGTTATGGGATTTAGGCATTGCAGATAATATGGCAGAAAAAATTGCAAATTATTTTGAATATGAACAAGCTTCATATATTGAATTAAATAATAAAAGTATAAAAGATAAAATAGAAAAAATTAAATGCTTTGTTTTAGATATGGATGGAACTATTTATTTAGGAAAACATTTATTTGATTTTACCAATGAATTTTTAGAAACAGTAAAGGAAACTAATAGAGAATACTATTTTTTCACAAACAATTCATCTAAAAGTCAAGAAAGTTATATTGAAAAATTAAAAGGTATGAATATAATAATAGAATCTAAACAAATGATGATTTCGACTCATGTACTTATAAGGTATTTAAAGAAAAATTATAAAGGAAAAACTGTATATGTTGTAGGAACACAATCTTTATTAGATGAATTTAAAAAATCTGAAATAGAATTAGATGAGAGTAATCCAGATATAGTAATTATAGGATTTGATACAAGCCTTACTTATGAAAAACTTGAAAAGGCATGTAATTTTATAAGAAATGGAAAAACTTATTTTGGAATTAATCCTGATTTGAATTGCCCAATGGAAGGCAATATATTTATTCCTGATTGTGGATCAATTGCAACACTAATTGAAAGTTCTACAAATAGATATCCAGAGTTCTTTGGTAAACCTTCTCATCATACATTGGAGTATATAGTTGAAGAAACAGGATATAAGGAAAATGAGATTGCAGTTGTTGGAGATAGATTATATACAGATATAGCTGTAACTCAAAACAGTGATGCTTTATCTATATTAGTGTTAAGTGGTGAAACTACACATGATGATATTGGAAAGAGCAGCATTCAGCCGGATATAATTTTAAATTCATTAGCTGATATTACGAGATTATTAAAAAATAAGGCTATGTTTTAA
- a CDS encoding NAD(P)/FAD-dependent oxidoreductase, which translates to MKKDLLDKGAVLQRDKETYAIAPHLTAGLITPEQLRTLADVAEKYEVKAVKVTGAQRIALVGIKEEEIDNAWKDLGMKPGAAVGLCVRSVKVCPGTTFCKKGLQDSVAIGSKLDGLYHGKNLPNKLKIGVSGCPQSCADNHIKDIGIYGMPKGWVVQIGGKGGLKPRLADKIAMNVSEEKLFPLVEKIIQIYSENATARERLGDYIDRVGLEEVKKQIDIESYL; encoded by the coding sequence ATGAAAAAAGATTTATTAGACAAGGGAGCAGTTTTGCAAAGAGATAAGGAAACATATGCTATAGCACCTCATTTAACAGCAGGGCTTATAACACCAGAGCAATTAAGAACATTAGCTGATGTTGCAGAAAAATATGAGGTTAAAGCTGTAAAAGTAACAGGAGCTCAACGTATTGCACTTGTTGGAATAAAAGAAGAAGAAATAGATAATGCATGGAAAGACTTGGGTATGAAACCAGGAGCAGCTGTTGGATTATGTGTAAGAAGTGTTAAAGTATGTCCAGGAACAACTTTTTGTAAAAAAGGACTACAAGATTCAGTAGCAATTGGAAGTAAGCTGGATGGATTATACCATGGTAAAAATTTACCTAATAAGCTTAAAATAGGAGTTAGTGGATGTCCACAAAGTTGTGCAGATAACCACATAAAAGATATTGGTATATATGGAATGCCTAAGGGGTGGGTAGTTCAAATTGGTGGAAAAGGTGGACTAAAACCAAGACTTGCAGATAAGATTGCAATGAATGTGTCAGAAGAAAAATTATTTCCATTAGTTGAAAAAATAATTCAAATTTATTCAGAAAATGCTACTGCTAGAGAAAGATTAGGAGACTATATAGATAGAGTTGGATTAGAAGAAGTTAAAAAACAAATAGATATTGAAAGTTACTTATAA
- a CDS encoding arsenate reductase family protein, whose product MLLVQYPKCSTCKKALKFLKENDLEIEVRDIVNETPTKEELLEWIDKSNLEFKKFFNTSGKFYKELNLKDKVNSMTKEEAVELLSSNGMLIKRPILINEDLVIIGFKEYDYSKLK is encoded by the coding sequence ATGCTATTAGTACAATATCCTAAATGCTCAACATGTAAAAAAGCATTAAAGTTTTTAAAAGAAAATGACTTGGAAATAGAAGTTAGAGACATAGTTAATGAGACACCAACAAAAGAAGAATTATTAGAATGGATAGATAAGAGTAATTTGGAATTTAAAAAATTCTTTAATACATCAGGTAAGTTTTATAAAGAATTAAATTTAAAAGATAAGGTTAATTCTATGACAAAAGAAGAAGCGGTAGAATTATTATCTAGTAATGGAATGCTGATAAAAAGACCAATTTTAATAAATGAAGATTTAGTGATAATCGGATTTAAAGAATATGATTATAGTAAATTAAAATAA
- a CDS encoding FGGY family carbohydrate kinase — translation MGKYAIGVDFGTLSVRALLIDIKTGEELLTKIYEYPHGVMVDNIPTGEKLGIDWALQHPRDYEMGLIETLKGIIDENLVNSEDIVGIGVDFTSSTILPTTEKGIPLCYLQEYEHEPHAYAKLWNHHSAQYCADEIYKIASSTNQKWLTLYGGKISSEWMIPKIMQILKEAPKVYEASDRIIEACDWITWILTGVEARSACAAGYKAFYHHKMGYPSKEFFKSLDSKMENVVDEKLSTNIKSIGECLGYLTKDIAGKTGLKEGIPVGVSIIDAHASVAASKIDGPGKMLIIMGTSSCHMLLSENEEGIPGVCGIVKDGILP, via the coding sequence ATGGGTAAATATGCTATTGGTGTTGATTTTGGTACATTGTCAGTTAGAGCATTATTAATTGATATAAAAACAGGAGAAGAGTTATTAACTAAAATTTATGAATATCCACATGGAGTTATGGTAGATAATATTCCGACAGGAGAAAAATTGGGTATTGACTGGGCTTTACAACACCCAAGAGATTACGAAATGGGTTTAATTGAAACATTAAAAGGGATTATAGATGAAAATTTAGTAAATAGTGAAGATATAGTAGGTATAGGTGTAGATTTTACCTCTTCTACAATATTACCAACTACAGAAAAGGGTATTCCACTTTGTTATTTACAGGAATATGAACATGAACCACATGCATATGCAAAACTATGGAATCATCATTCGGCTCAATACTGTGCTGATGAAATTTATAAAATTGCTAGTAGTACAAATCAAAAGTGGTTAACTTTATATGGTGGTAAAATTTCAAGTGAATGGATGATACCTAAAATAATGCAAATTTTAAAAGAAGCTCCAAAGGTATATGAAGCAAGTGATAGGATTATAGAAGCATGTGATTGGATAACTTGGATTTTAACTGGAGTTGAAGCAAGAAGTGCTTGTGCAGCAGGTTATAAGGCATTTTATCATCATAAGATGGGATATCCAAGTAAAGAATTTTTTAAATCATTAGATTCTAAAATGGAAAATGTGGTAGATGAAAAATTATCTACTAATATTAAATCTATAGGTGAATGCTTAGGGTATTTAACTAAAGATATAGCAGGAAAAACAGGTTTGAAAGAGGGAATACCAGTAGGCGTTAGTATTATAGATGCTCATGCTTCCGTAGCAGCAAGTAAAATTGATGGACCAGGTAAGATGCTTATAATAATGGGGACATCTTCTTGTCATATGTTATTATCAGAGAATGAAGAAGGAATTCCAGGAGTATGTGGGATTGTAAAAGATGGTATTCTTCCATGA
- a CDS encoding DUF1002 domain-containing protein, with protein MKIVKKISSKLVIMFMTLCLFISFSPNITAFADSFKVVTLGGNLTQDQKNQMLDYFKVTKNDANILEITTSEEQKYLGNVASPAQLGNKSISCSYVEPTSKGGLTISTYNLTWVTEGMIRNALITAGVENANVIAAAPFKVSGTAALTGILKGFENSSAGSKIDESKKEVANEEIVVTGDLGDKIGQDEAAQLINDVKKDVVKEKPKTDKEIEKIVEKAVKEYKVELSNEDRETINSLMTKINGLDLNYNKIKNQLNDAASKLKEQLNSEEAQGFFAKVKEFFANFFKTMSDWFSNDSTTDTSSTKNNTESVNTENSVENNNLNETTGESHIQNKNEKSDLNQSEILSTENSNSQNSLNK; from the coding sequence ATGAAAATTGTTAAAAAAATTTCAAGTAAATTAGTAATTATGTTTATGACATTATGTTTATTTATTTCTTTTTCTCCAAATATAACAGCTTTTGCAGATTCATTTAAAGTTGTTACATTAGGTGGAAATTTAACACAAGATCAAAAGAATCAAATGCTTGATTACTTTAAAGTCACTAAAAATGATGCAAATATTTTAGAAATAACAACAAGTGAAGAACAAAAATATCTTGGAAATGTTGCATCACCTGCACAATTAGGTAATAAGTCTATCTCTTGTTCTTATGTTGAACCTACTAGTAAAGGTGGACTAACTATTTCTACATATAATCTTACATGGGTTACAGAAGGAATGATAAGAAATGCTTTAATTACAGCAGGTGTAGAAAATGCTAATGTAATAGCTGCTGCACCATTTAAAGTTTCTGGTACTGCTGCACTTACTGGTATTTTAAAAGGATTTGAAAATAGTTCTGCAGGTTCTAAAATTGATGAAAGTAAAAAAGAAGTTGCTAATGAAGAAATAGTAGTTACAGGTGATCTTGGTGATAAAATTGGACAAGATGAAGCTGCTCAATTAATAAATGATGTAAAAAAAGATGTAGTTAAAGAAAAACCTAAAACTGATAAGGAAATTGAAAAAATAGTTGAAAAAGCAGTTAAAGAATATAAAGTTGAACTTAGTAATGAAGATAGAGAAACTATTAATTCTTTAATGACTAAAATAAATGGATTAGATCTTAATTATAATAAGATTAAAAATCAATTAAATGATGCTGCAAGTAAATTAAAAGAACAATTAAATAGTGAAGAAGCTCAAGGTTTTTTTGCTAAAGTTAAAGAATTCTTCGCTAATTTCTTTAAAACAATGTCAGACTGGTTTTCAAATGATTCAACTACTGATACTAGTTCTACAAAAAATAACACTGAATCAGTAAATACTGAAAATTCTGTTGAAAATAATAACTTAAATGAAACGACTGGCGAAAGTCATATTCAAAATAAAAATGAAAAATCTGATTTAAATCAATCAGAAATTCTATCTACTGAAAATAGTAATTCACAAAATAGTTTAAATAAATAA
- the zupT gene encoding zinc transporter ZupT, translating into MANNVYIALLLSFFAGISTVLGAVVVLFVKKKSDKIITFALGFSSGVMICVSFTDLFPHAEETLIKYYGNVYGVLLTIFYMLSGVIFAMLVDKFVPHEPKNINEHDSNKHLDLFRVGFVSMIAITLHNFPEGIATFMSSYQNITLGMSISLAIAMHNIPEGIAVAMPIYYSTGSKKKAFKYTFYSGLSEPLGALVSFFILKPFINDFILGLIFAFVMGIMLYISFEELIPSSRQYGYNNLSLYSIFLGICIMPITHIFLN; encoded by the coding sequence ATGGCCAATAATGTCTATATTGCCTTATTACTTTCTTTTTTTGCTGGAATTTCAACAGTATTAGGAGCTGTTGTTGTATTGTTTGTAAAGAAAAAAAGTGATAAAATAATTACTTTTGCTCTTGGTTTTTCCTCTGGAGTAATGATTTGTGTTTCTTTTACTGATTTGTTTCCTCATGCCGAAGAAACACTAATAAAATATTATGGAAACGTCTATGGTGTATTACTAACTATATTTTATATGTTAAGTGGTGTAATCTTTGCTATGCTTGTTGATAAATTTGTTCCACATGAACCTAAAAATATAAATGAGCATGACAGTAATAAACATTTAGATCTTTTTCGAGTAGGATTTGTATCAATGATTGCAATTACACTACATAATTTTCCTGAAGGTATTGCTACCTTTATGTCTAGCTATCAAAATATTACATTAGGAATGTCAATTTCTTTAGCTATAGCTATGCATAATATACCTGAAGGAATAGCTGTTGCTATGCCAATTTACTACTCTACTGGTAGTAAGAAAAAAGCATTTAAATACACATTCTATTCTGGTTTGTCAGAACCTTTAGGCGCCCTTGTTTCTTTTTTCATTCTAAAACCATTTATTAATGATTTTATTTTAGGTTTAATTTTTGCATTTGTAATGGGTATAATGCTATATATATCTTTTGAGGAGTTAATTCCCTCTTCACGTCAATATGGATATAACAACTTATCTTTATACTCAATTTTTTTAGGAATATGCATAATGCCAATAACTCATATTTTCTTAAATTAA
- a CDS encoding LacI family DNA-binding transcriptional regulator: MVYLTSYRKITTKDIADYAGVSQSTVSMVLNNRPDVSFSYETKEKVLNAAKVLGYEKNKNNKTCSDTALSKLIIIMCPSLSNLYYTMLIHSITEQANKHGYSIFIAPTLRNPTLEKHYLNMYSNLKVAGIIYLYQSTLVSHIKDLVSSTPVVLISDKNEDLDLDSVELNSHKTGYIIGEHLLSLGHKRVAYISTPLLTHEIPRIQRLNGLKKSFSNHNIDIDNIIIKNEDIKNTTQYPLDKTEYLTGYNLTKKLLEEKTDVTAIIGTNDMVAMGIIDALAEMNYKVPNDFSVCGFDNTLLSSLQKISLTTVDHAIEDKGTEAVNIILKKINSKSSSSKLQNRSCIMRLEYEPFLVKRGSTSIARITGLY, encoded by the coding sequence GTGGTTTACTTGACGTCTTATCGTAAGATAACAACAAAAGATATTGCTGATTATGCTGGTGTTTCTCAATCAACTGTTTCCATGGTATTGAATAATAGACCTGATGTTTCTTTTTCTTATGAAACAAAAGAAAAAGTTCTTAATGCTGCAAAGGTTTTAGGATATGAAAAAAATAAAAATAACAAAACATGTAGTGATACAGCTTTATCAAAGCTTATTATAATAATGTGTCCATCTCTTTCTAATTTATATTATACTATGCTGATACATTCTATTACTGAGCAAGCAAATAAACATGGGTACTCTATATTTATAGCTCCTACACTTAGAAATCCTACGCTTGAAAAACATTATTTAAATATGTATTCAAACCTTAAAGTAGCTGGAATTATATATTTATATCAATCTACTTTGGTTTCACATATAAAAGACTTAGTTTCTTCTACCCCTGTTGTTTTAATTAGTGATAAAAATGAAGATTTAGACTTAGATTCCGTAGAACTAAATAGTCATAAGACAGGTTATATTATAGGTGAACATCTATTATCTCTTGGACATAAAAGAGTAGCTTATATTTCTACGCCACTACTTACACATGAAATCCCAAGAATTCAAAGACTTAATGGATTGAAAAAAAGCTTTTCTAACCATAATATTGATATCGATAACATTATAATTAAAAATGAAGATATTAAAAATACTACTCAGTATCCTTTAGATAAAACTGAATATTTAACAGGTTATAATTTAACAAAAAAATTATTAGAAGAGAAAACTGATGTAACAGCTATTATTGGAACTAACGATATGGTAGCTATGGGAATTATTGATGCACTAGCAGAAATGAATTATAAAGTACCAAATGATTTTTCAGTATGTGGTTTTGATAACACTCTATTATCATCTTTACAAAAAATATCTTTAACGACAGTTGATCATGCAATAGAAGATAAAGGTACTGAAGCTGTTAATATTATATTGAAAAAAATAAATAGTAAATCCTCATCATCAAAGCTGCAAAACAGATCCTGTATTATGAGACTAGAATACGAACCATTTTTAGTAAAAAGAGGTAGTACAAGTATTGCACGAATTACTGGACTATATTAA
- a CDS encoding DUF4931 domain-containing protein: protein MSNHNDEYIIFINSIGKNKPNSFNNKNTECPFCNRNKLTDIIQENGPFVLLKNKFPTLRDTLQLVVIETYDCELNMGNYDSEYMEELISFGLKHWLAIEKSNRYKSVIFYKNHGPSSGGSIKHAHMQIVGLNNIDYKENINEKYFEGIEVLKSECCEVNLSTKPINGFSEFNVIINDDLKNTFSLSEGIRKIVCYILNDYFAKCDSFNLFFYHWNNKIICKITPRFVTSPLLLGYSLKQVSNSLEEIAEKLKELYFKK, encoded by the coding sequence ATGAGTAATCATAATGATGAATATATAATATTCATAAATAGTATTGGAAAAAATAAGCCTAATAGTTTTAATAATAAGAATACAGAATGTCCATTTTGTAATAGGAATAAACTTACTGATATTATTCAAGAAAATGGACCGTTTGTATTATTAAAAAATAAATTTCCGACATTAAGAGATACTCTTCAACTGGTTGTTATAGAAACATATGATTGTGAATTAAATATGGGGAATTATGACTCAGAATATATGGAAGAATTAATTAGTTTTGGATTAAAACATTGGCTTGCTATAGAAAAAAGCAATAGGTATAAATCAGTAATATTTTATAAAAACCATGGACCGAGTTCAGGGGGAAGCATAAAGCATGCTCATATGCAAATTGTGGGATTAAACAATATAGATTATAAAGAAAATATTAATGAAAAGTATTTTGAAGGTATAGAAGTGCTTAAAAGTGAATGTTGTGAAGTAAACTTATCTACTAAACCTATAAATGGATTTAGCGAATTTAACGTTATTATAAATGATGATTTAAAAAATACATTTAGTTTATCAGAGGGGATACGAAAAATTGTTTGCTATATATTAAATGATTATTTTGCTAAGTGTGATAGTTTTAATTTATTTTTTTATCATTGGAATAACAAAATTATATGTAAAATTACGCCACGTTTTGTTACCTCACCTTTATTACTTGGATATTCATTAAAACAGGTTTCTAATAGTCTAGAAGAGATTGCAGAAAAGTTAAAGGAACTATATTTTAAAAAATAG
- a CDS encoding MarR family winged helix-turn-helix transcriptional regulator yields MIFLKDTDTLEILNELMDLSIFMKKMIIRPIETNSVVNISGLQMHTLCILDKFNSINMTNLAKELMITKQQTTGIVNNLVNKGYINRAVNPDNRKEILLSITESGNDTINTIKNHITDKLYKYFDVLEYEDKRNIIESSKTIKETIRKIEKHDL; encoded by the coding sequence GTGATTTTTTTGAAAGATACAGATACTTTGGAAATTTTAAATGAATTAATGGACTTATCAATCTTTATGAAAAAAATGATAATTAGGCCTATAGAAACAAATTCAGTAGTAAACATAAGTGGACTACAAATGCACACATTATGTATTTTAGATAAATTTAATTCTATTAATATGACTAATTTAGCTAAAGAACTAATGATTACTAAACAGCAAACTACTGGTATAGTTAATAATTTAGTCAATAAGGGCTATATAAATAGAGCGGTTAATCCGGATAATCGAAAAGAAATCTTACTCAGCATCACAGAATCTGGAAACGATACAATTAATACAATTAAAAATCATATAACAGATAAGTTATATAAATATTTTGATGTATTAGAATATGAAGACAAGCGTAATATTATTGAATCTTCAAAAACAATAAAAGAAACTATAAGAAAAATAGAAAAACATGATTTATAA
- a CDS encoding ABC transporter ATP-binding protein, whose protein sequence is MLKLLKHLKKSVWLILAILVLLVGQAVCDLTLPKYTSDIVNVGIQHGGVDKITPDVIRESEMERLSLFIEDKDYNEVLENYDLVNKGSTSEEEYPLLEEENLYVLKNIDKDKIEELNSIFGKPMVMVSNFESDSDKVKAMENQMISSFPPGVLKEDANIFDIFKIMPEEQFKEITSSMNEMFSKLDDSSIEQMAVSFVKNEYTKVGVNMDKYQTDYIFSSGAKMLGFALVSMIATILVTLIASRVAATFSRDLRSSVFKKVVGFTNKEFDDFSTASLITRCTNDIQQIQILTVMVLRFVLYAPILGIGGFIKVLNTNSTMSWVIGVAILSILSLVSVLFSIAMPKFKKLQKLVDKINLVAREILTGIPVIRAFSTEKHEEERFDKANKELTDVNLFVNKIMSCMMPAMMFIMNGITVLIVWVGASKIENATMQVGDLMAFIQYTMQIIMAFLMLSMISIMISRAAVSAKRIAEVLDTEGLIKDPVSVKSFDNNKKGYVEFKNVNFRYPKAEEDVLSNINFTAKPGQTTAIIGSTGSGKTTLVNLIPRFFDTTEGEILVDGVDVRNVTQHDLRDKIGYVPQKGMLFSGTIESNIKYGAENAPKEVIMNAAKVAQATEFIEAKDDTYNSPISQGGNNVSGGQKQRLSIARAIAKQPEIYIFDDSFSALDYKTDIVLRKALNEQIKDGTILIVAQRISTVLNADKIIVLDEGKIVGKGTHKELLKSCEVYKQIALSQLSKEELENE, encoded by the coding sequence ATGCTTAAATTATTAAAACATTTAAAGAAATCAGTGTGGCTTATTTTAGCTATATTAGTTTTATTGGTAGGGCAAGCAGTTTGTGATTTGACTTTACCTAAATATACTTCTGATATTGTTAATGTAGGAATTCAACATGGAGGAGTAGATAAGATAACTCCAGATGTAATTAGAGAAAGTGAAATGGAGAGACTTTCTTTGTTTATAGAAGACAAAGATTATAATGAAGTACTAGAAAATTATGATCTAGTTAACAAGGGATCTACTTCAGAAGAAGAATATCCTTTATTAGAAGAAGAAAATCTTTATGTATTAAAAAATATTGATAAAGATAAAATTGAAGAATTAAATTCAATATTTGGGAAACCGATGGTTATGGTTTCTAATTTTGAAAGTGATTCGGATAAAGTTAAGGCTATGGAAAATCAAATGATTAGTTCATTCCCTCCTGGAGTATTAAAAGAAGATGCAAATATATTTGATATATTTAAAATTATGCCAGAAGAACAATTTAAAGAAATAACATCAAGCATGAATGAAATGTTTAGTAAGTTAGATGATAGTAGTATTGAGCAAATGGCAGTTTCCTTTGTGAAAAATGAATATACTAAAGTTGGTGTTAATATGGATAAATACCAAACTGATTATATATTCTCATCTGGAGCAAAAATGCTTGGATTTGCATTAGTTAGCATGATAGCAACTATACTTGTAACATTGATAGCTTCAAGAGTTGCAGCTACATTTAGTAGAGATTTAAGAAGCAGCGTATTTAAGAAGGTTGTTGGATTTACAAACAAGGAATTTGATGATTTTTCAACAGCGTCATTAATTACACGTTGTACTAATGATATTCAACAAATTCAAATACTTACAGTAATGGTACTTAGATTTGTATTATATGCCCCAATTCTTGGGATAGGTGGATTTATTAAAGTCTTAAATACCAATAGTACAATGTCTTGGGTTATTGGAGTAGCAATACTTTCTATATTAAGTCTTGTAAGTGTGTTATTTTCAATAGCTATGCCTAAATTTAAAAAATTACAAAAATTAGTTGATAAAATAAACTTAGTTGCTAGAGAAATATTAACAGGAATTCCTGTAATACGTGCATTCAGTACGGAAAAACATGAAGAAGAACGTTTTGATAAAGCAAATAAGGAGTTAACAGATGTTAATTTATTTGTTAATAAGATAATGTCTTGTATGATGCCTGCGATGATGTTTATCATGAATGGAATCACAGTTTTAATTGTATGGGTTGGTGCTAGTAAAATAGAGAATGCAACAATGCAGGTTGGAGACTTAATGGCATTTATACAATATACAATGCAAATTATAATGGCATTTTTAATGCTTTCAATGATATCAATTATGATTTCACGTGCTGCAGTATCGGCAAAGCGTATTGCAGAAGTTTTAGACACAGAAGGACTTATAAAAGATCCTGTATCTGTTAAATCATTTGATAACAATAAAAAAGGTTATGTAGAATTTAAGAATGTTAACTTTAGATATCCTAAAGCAGAAGAAGATGTTTTGAGTAATATTAATTTTACTGCAAAACCAGGACAAACTACAGCAATTATAGGGAGTACAGGTAGCGGTAAAACAACATTGGTTAACTTAATACCTCGTTTTTTTGATACAACTGAAGGTGAGATATTAGTTGATGGTGTAGATGTACGAAATGTTACACAACATGATTTACGAGATAAAATTGGATATGTTCCTCAAAAAGGAATGCTATTCTCAGGAACAATAGAATCAAATATTAAATATGGTGCTGAAAATGCTCCAAAAGAAGTGATTATGAATGCAGCTAAAGTTGCACAAGCTACTGAATTTATTGAAGCAAAGGATGATACATATAATAGCCCAATTTCTCAAGGTGGAAACAATGTATCAGGAGGACAAAAACAAAGATTATCAATAGCAAGGGCAATTGCAAAGCAACCAGAAATATATATATTTGATGATAGTTTTTCTGCTCTTGATTATAAGACAGATATAGTTCTTAGAAAGGCATTAAATGAACAAATAAAAGATGGTACTATTTTAATTGTAGCTCAAAGAATTAGTACAGTATTAAATGCTGATAAAATTATCGTTTTAGATGAAGGAAAAATAGTAGGAAAAGGAACTCATAAAGAATTATTAAAATCCTGTGAGGTTTATAAGCAAATTGCTTTATCACAACTTTCAAAGGAGGAACTTGAAAATGAGTAA